A single window of Candidatus Nezhaarchaeales archaeon DNA harbors:
- a CDS encoding DUF5678 domain-containing protein has protein sequence MRSKLSSIGEKVYELNKEFLEREYMGKIVALCEKGVAGIGDSLEEVYNKARERYPKEVFYFRRVGPCPAVTHMFLL, from the coding sequence GTGAGGTCGAAGCTTTCGAGTATAGGCGAAAAGGTTTACGAGTTGAATAAGGAGTTTCTTGAAAGAGAGTATATGGGCAAAATTGTTGCGCTTTGCGAGAAGGGTGTAGCTGGAATTGGAGACAGCCTTGAAGAAGTTTACAATAAGGCTAGAGAGAGATATCCGAAGGAAGTATTCTACTTCAGAAGGGTTGGACCTTGCCCAGCAGTAACTCATATGTTTCTCCTATAG
- a CDS encoding ABC transporter permease: protein MEGEEEMSGVNKAKPSTECQPSFTRGLRALTYRELRKWLKDPVMLTMFVLQPLIWMGLLGKSINIRGLFSAENINLPRQIPIPGNAILHPPGVEGVVLDGATLSRLLADMSAGVMQSAFGVADYFSFMAVGVVSMMVTTTTMFSGMSIVWDRRLGFLDKVISTPVPRAAIIFAKIFNATLRSLIQATVILALAYLLGLRVSPTFTPLNILGVYAAIFLMGAGLSSVFIAFSIRSTRIEKPMQFASLITMPLVFASNTFFPTKFMPGWMQTVASINPLTYLTDAIRQLTILPTDTQALIWDFICLSIFAAALTTIGVVLSWKYLSR, encoded by the coding sequence ATGGAGGGCGAGGAGGAAATGAGCGGCGTAAACAAAGCTAAACCAAGTACTGAATGCCAGCCTAGCTTCACCAGAGGCTTAAGGGCGTTAACCTATAGGGAGCTTAGGAAATGGCTTAAGGACCCGGTTATGCTGACGATGTTCGTGCTTCAACCCCTCATATGGATGGGGCTCCTCGGCAAATCCATAAATATAAGGGGGTTGTTCTCGGCCGAGAACATCAACCTACCTAGGCAAATACCTATCCCGGGCAACGCCATCCTTCATCCGCCAGGCGTTGAAGGCGTAGTCCTCGACGGAGCTACTCTTTCGCGGCTACTCGCCGACATGAGCGCTGGCGTAATGCAGAGCGCCTTCGGCGTAGCAGACTACTTCAGCTTTATGGCTGTAGGCGTGGTCTCCATGATGGTTACCACTACAACAATGTTTAGCGGTATGTCCATAGTCTGGGACCGCCGCCTAGGCTTCCTCGATAAGGTTATAAGCACCCCGGTGCCACGTGCCGCCATAATATTCGCGAAAATCTTTAACGCAACCCTTAGATCCTTAATCCAGGCAACGGTGATCCTAGCCCTCGCATACCTACTAGGGTTAAGGGTTAGCCCAACCTTTACTCCGCTTAACATTTTAGGGGTTTACGCCGCCATATTCTTAATGGGCGCAGGGCTTTCATCGGTTTTCATAGCCTTCTCCATAAGGTCGACCAGGATAGAGAAGCCGATGCAGTTTGCAAGCCTCATCACCATGCCCCTGGTATTCGCAAGCAACACCTTCTTCCCGACGAAGTTTATGCCGGGCTGGATGCAAACCGTAGCCAGCATTAACCCGCTCACGTACCTAACAGACGCTATTAGGCAGTTAACCATACTACCAACCGATACTCAAGCCTTGATATGGGACTTCATCTGCCTAAGCATATTTGCAGCGGCCCTCACAACGATCGGAGTAGTGCTATCCTGGAAATACCTATCAAGGTGA
- a CDS encoding Tm-1-like ATP-binding domain-containing protein gives MPSAILIAAALDTKAEEADFLRRELERAGCRVVMVDIGMKDPPRIKPNITREEVLRFAGLGSVKEYPKLLEGMKEGLVKLSLDLYAKGELAGILGLGGGVGTYIATAAMRALPFGLPKFMLSTVMSRDIAEFVDTSDICMMHCVVDLAGLNDLSRRLLSEAAWAIAGMANNAEPLRLTGQPKVGVSMFGYTTPCVNELKPRLNSKGFQAVAFHANGIGGSTMEEFVKQGLLDAVIDVTLHELLDSMYGGFCGNVKPNRLKEAGQRGIPLIVAPGGLDCIVLKELRSELKSRPHFKKDFRFVIRSSEEDLLTLSKLIAERLNNARGPTRFLVPLKGWSEVDSEKTGFYSRRLIELFVEELRKRLSPKIPIVEVEAHINEPFFAEALVEELEKVFSR, from the coding sequence ATGCCCTCAGCTATCCTAATCGCCGCAGCCTTAGACACTAAGGCTGAAGAAGCCGACTTCTTAAGGAGGGAGCTTGAAAGGGCTGGCTGCCGCGTTGTAATGGTGGATATCGGGATGAAGGATCCGCCGAGGATCAAGCCGAATATCACTAGGGAGGAGGTACTTAGGTTTGCCGGACTAGGTTCGGTTAAGGAGTACCCTAAACTACTAGAAGGGATGAAGGAGGGCCTCGTTAAGCTGTCCTTAGACCTTTACGCTAAAGGTGAGCTAGCCGGAATACTTGGCTTAGGGGGTGGGGTCGGAACCTACATAGCCACCGCGGCTATGAGGGCCCTCCCCTTCGGCCTGCCTAAGTTTATGCTATCAACGGTCATGTCGAGGGATATCGCCGAGTTCGTAGATACCTCCGACATATGTATGATGCACTGCGTCGTTGATTTAGCAGGCCTTAACGATCTAAGTAGGAGGCTACTTTCAGAGGCTGCATGGGCTATAGCCGGAATGGCTAATAACGCTGAGCCGTTACGCTTAACCGGACAGCCTAAGGTAGGCGTATCCATGTTCGGTTATACGACTCCTTGCGTTAACGAGCTTAAACCTAGGTTAAATAGTAAAGGCTTTCAGGCGGTCGCGTTCCACGCTAACGGTATAGGAGGCTCAACGATGGAGGAATTCGTTAAGCAGGGCCTCCTAGACGCCGTGATCGACGTAACGCTCCACGAACTCCTAGATAGTATGTATGGAGGTTTCTGCGGCAACGTTAAACCCAATAGGCTTAAGGAGGCGGGGCAACGAGGAATACCGTTAATCGTCGCCCCCGGAGGCTTAGATTGCATAGTTTTAAAGGAGCTAAGAAGCGAGTTAAAAAGCCGGCCGCACTTTAAGAAGGACTTCCGCTTCGTTATCCGCTCCTCAGAGGAGGATCTTTTAACTCTATCTAAACTCATAGCTGAAAGGCTTAACAACGCTCGAGGGCCAACACGCTTCCTAGTCCCGCTTAAAGGATGGTCAGAGGTGGATAGCGAGAAAACGGGGTTTTATAGTAGGAGGCTCATAGAACTCTTCGTAGAGGAGTTAAGAAAACGCTTAAGCCCGAAGATACCGATAGTGGAAGTAGAGGCCCATATAAACGAACCATTCTTCGCGGAGGCCTTGGTAGAGGAGCTTGAAAAGGTATTTAGCCGGTAG
- a CDS encoding Tm-1-like ATP-binding domain-containing protein, translating into MGRSSCCIRRSVLVVGALDTKGVEISYLRDLIACNGVEPVIVDIGFLILGIRQTP; encoded by the coding sequence GTGGGGAGGAGTTCATGCTGTATCCGTAGATCCGTATTAGTGGTCGGCGCTCTTGACACTAAGGGGGTTGAAATCTCCTACTTGAGGGACCTTATAGCGTGTAATGGTGTGGAGCCAGTGATAGTGGATATAGGGTTTTTAATCCTCGGGATCAGGCAAACTCCTTAA
- a CDS encoding acetyl-CoA acetyltransferase produces the protein MPGVKDKVAIIGMGCTKFDEHWDKDIKDLVVEACYEAFNDAGVEPKDIQAAWWSSVIGGYLGRSLAYPLKLNYIPITRVENRCASGHDAFINACYAVACGAYDLVLVCGAEKLKDIGLPVPGLTDPAEPYTSRVDTRFPPPSAFAQLALRYFHHYGISIEEGRRTLAKIAVKNHYNGSLNPKAQFQRRITLEEALNAPIVAWPLGLYDCCGITDGAAAAIITRADLAKNYRDDYVLVKGVGMSSGMYQGEVQDDWSLTYIEENVRASRMAYAEAGITNPRKELDLAIVHDCFTITELVIYEDFGFSPRGRAKEDVEAGTFELRGELPVNTDGGLKCFGHPIGASGLRTMYEAYKQLQGKAGPRQVEIRNQRGLTHTLGGTPIDSNTAAIAILGLRGA, from the coding sequence ATGCCGGGCGTTAAGGATAAGGTTGCTATAATCGGGATGGGGTGCACCAAGTTTGATGAGCACTGGGACAAGGATATTAAGGACTTGGTGGTGGAGGCCTGCTACGAGGCTTTTAACGACGCCGGCGTAGAGCCTAAGGATATTCAAGCGGCTTGGTGGTCGAGCGTAATAGGGGGGTACTTAGGGCGTAGTTTAGCCTACCCGTTAAAGCTGAACTACATCCCGATTACGAGGGTTGAAAATAGGTGTGCTAGCGGTCACGACGCTTTTATTAACGCTTGCTACGCAGTGGCTTGCGGCGCCTACGACCTCGTTCTGGTTTGCGGCGCTGAAAAGCTTAAGGACATAGGGCTACCAGTACCAGGGCTAACCGATCCAGCCGAGCCCTACACTAGTAGGGTTGATACGAGGTTTCCGCCGCCATCGGCTTTCGCTCAGCTTGCCCTAAGGTACTTCCATCACTACGGCATAAGTATTGAGGAAGGTAGGAGGACGCTGGCTAAAATCGCGGTTAAAAACCACTACAACGGCTCTTTAAACCCTAAGGCCCAGTTTCAGCGTAGGATAACATTGGAGGAGGCGTTAAACGCGCCGATCGTAGCCTGGCCCCTAGGCCTTTATGACTGCTGCGGTATAACCGATGGGGCTGCCGCGGCCATCATTACCCGCGCCGACCTAGCTAAAAACTATAGGGATGACTACGTACTCGTGAAGGGGGTTGGAATGAGCAGCGGGATGTACCAGGGCGAGGTTCAGGACGACTGGAGCCTAACCTACATAGAGGAGAACGTTAGGGCTTCGAGGATGGCCTACGCCGAGGCCGGTATTACCAACCCGCGTAAGGAGCTGGACCTAGCCATAGTACACGACTGCTTCACTATTACCGAGCTCGTAATATACGAGGACTTCGGCTTTAGCCCTAGGGGGAGGGCTAAGGAGGATGTTGAAGCCGGAACCTTCGAGTTAAGGGGGGAACTACCCGTTAACACAGACGGAGGCCTTAAGTGCTTCGGCCACCCGATAGGAGCTAGCGGGCTTAGGACGATGTACGAAGCGTATAAGCAGCTTCAGGGTAAGGCTGGCCCACGCCAAGTGGAAATAAGGAATCAGAGGGGCTTAACGCATACGCTGGGAGGAACGCCGATAGACTCTAACACCGCCGCTATAGCTATACTCGGCTTAAGGGGGGCTTAA
- a CDS encoding DUF134 domain-containing protein: MWCHRFRHGRRGRLPKPVMLGAQPPAGGFIPTPPSSLEPIFLDAAELEAFRLVDFEGLSQEEAARKMGVSRGTVWRLLQRARRKTAQAISEGRPIQIVQPSPLYRPSKNSAHL, encoded by the coding sequence ATGTGGTGCCATAGATTTAGGCATGGTAGAAGGGGCAGATTACCTAAACCAGTAATGCTGGGAGCGCAGCCACCTGCAGGCGGCTTTATTCCTACTCCGCCAAGCAGCCTAGAGCCCATATTTTTAGATGCCGCGGAGCTGGAGGCTTTTAGACTAGTTGATTTCGAGGGGTTATCGCAGGAGGAGGCCGCGAGGAAGATGGGCGTTTCTAGGGGGACTGTTTGGCGGCTTCTTCAGAGAGCTAGGCGAAAAACAGCCCAAGCCATTTCGGAGGGAAGACCAATACAGATAGTCCAACCTTCTCCACTATATAGGCCGTCGAAAAATTCCGCTCATCTTTAA
- a CDS encoding hydroxymethylglutaryl-CoA synthase, translating into MVGITSYGAYIPKWRMSRELIGKGLRGERSVAGRDEDSLTMGVAAAIDCLKGVERDSIDGVFFASTTPPFMEKGHSVLVASTLDLKRDVFTADFSGSLRAGTNALKAAVDAVKAGSAKQVLVIAADCRLGAPGSGFEQTFGDGAAALLVGGGGVAELEEYYSVSDEIYDVWRRDVDLYVQSWEERFVYAKGYLSVVKEAASKLMEKAGVSPKDLGKAVFYAPEARRVVELARSLGLDPKTQLQDPLLDAVGNTGTAQPLMLFVAALEEAKPGDRLLLASYGGGSDAFLFRVKDGVEKLKGTRRAIKAHLASKRMVPDYATYLRWRGLVKTPEPRVHMAVSYPSAVAIWRERNRIYPLHGVKCKACGTIQYPPQRVCIKCRAKDSFEEVRLYDKKGKLFSYSFDFLRGAPLGIINLEGGGRLFLWLTDVDVGELKIDMPVELSFRRLDPLRSDSIYLYFWKATPVRA; encoded by the coding sequence ATGGTCGGTATAACCTCCTACGGCGCGTATATCCCGAAGTGGAGGATGAGCCGCGAGTTAATAGGTAAGGGGTTACGCGGTGAAAGATCCGTTGCCGGTAGGGATGAGGACTCATTAACCATGGGGGTAGCGGCCGCCATAGACTGCTTAAAAGGCGTTGAGCGGGACAGTATCGACGGCGTGTTTTTCGCGTCTACCACCCCGCCATTCATGGAGAAGGGCCACTCGGTACTCGTAGCTTCGACGCTCGACCTTAAACGCGACGTTTTCACGGCTGATTTCTCCGGCTCCCTTAGGGCTGGAACAAACGCCTTAAAGGCGGCCGTGGACGCTGTTAAAGCTGGTTCGGCTAAACAGGTACTCGTTATAGCTGCTGACTGCCGCCTTGGAGCTCCTGGGTCGGGCTTCGAGCAAACCTTCGGCGATGGAGCAGCCGCCCTACTAGTAGGAGGTGGAGGAGTAGCCGAACTAGAGGAGTATTACTCGGTTTCGGACGAAATATACGACGTGTGGCGTAGGGACGTAGACCTCTACGTACAATCCTGGGAGGAGCGCTTCGTTTACGCCAAGGGCTACTTAAGCGTAGTTAAGGAGGCCGCCTCGAAACTAATGGAGAAAGCAGGGGTAAGCCCTAAGGACCTGGGTAAAGCTGTTTTCTACGCCCCCGAGGCTAGGAGGGTTGTTGAACTCGCTAGAAGCCTAGGTTTAGATCCTAAAACCCAGCTTCAAGATCCGCTACTCGACGCCGTCGGCAATACCGGTACCGCGCAGCCCCTAATGCTATTCGTAGCCGCACTCGAAGAAGCTAAACCGGGCGATAGACTCCTACTAGCAAGCTACGGAGGCGGTAGCGACGCTTTCCTCTTCAGGGTTAAGGATGGGGTTGAAAAACTTAAAGGTACTAGGAGGGCTATAAAGGCTCACCTTGCCTCGAAGCGTATGGTGCCGGACTACGCTACCTACCTTAGGTGGCGCGGCCTCGTAAAGACTCCTGAGCCAAGGGTCCACATGGCCGTTTCATATCCAAGCGCCGTAGCGATTTGGAGGGAACGAAACCGCATATACCCACTACACGGAGTTAAATGTAAAGCCTGCGGCACAATTCAATACCCTCCACAGCGAGTATGTATTAAGTGTAGAGCTAAGGATAGCTTCGAGGAGGTTAGACTCTACGATAAGAAGGGTAAACTATTCTCCTACTCCTTCGACTTCCTAAGGGGAGCCCCATTGGGCATCATTAACCTTGAAGGAGGAGGTAGGCTCTTCCTCTGGCTAACCGACGTAGACGTGGGAGAACTAAAAATAGATATGCCCGTAGAGTTAAGCTTTAGAAGGCTGGACCCGCTTCGAAGCGACAGTATATACCTCTACTTCTGGAAAGCCACACCGGTAAGGGCTTAA
- a CDS encoding radical SAM protein: MKSLGLSLEQAKGVLPSRADVFGITMSSLTVKPAALIARWVKRLFPDSLVVVGGPHPTFADEDVLKSVPEVDVVVRGEGELTALELVQRFAEGEALEGVKGITYRGREGIVRNEDRELIEDLDSLPFPAYHLLPVQNYRSFGAKEPTFTVLTSRGCPFNCKFCVAWKMNRRRYRVRSVKNVVEELEYLVHRFKARFLSFVDDLFTISKERVKALCRAIRERSLNLVWGCETRVDMVDRETLLEMRKAGCYWIYFGLESASQSILNSMRKGIRVEQIKRAFNLKPLNNLARG; this comes from the coding sequence GTGAAAAGCCTTGGTTTAAGCTTGGAGCAGGCCAAGGGCGTTTTGCCTTCGAGGGCAGACGTCTTCGGCATCACCATGTCCTCCTTAACGGTGAAGCCGGCCGCTTTAATAGCCCGCTGGGTTAAGCGTCTCTTCCCCGACTCGCTCGTAGTGGTTGGAGGCCCTCACCCGACCTTCGCCGATGAAGACGTCTTAAAGAGCGTGCCCGAGGTGGACGTGGTGGTTAGGGGTGAAGGGGAGCTTACAGCCTTGGAGCTCGTTCAGCGCTTCGCCGAAGGCGAGGCGCTTGAAGGCGTTAAAGGCATTACGTACAGGGGTAGAGAGGGAATAGTGAGGAACGAGGACCGGGAGCTAATAGAGGACCTCGACTCCCTACCCTTCCCGGCCTACCATTTACTCCCGGTTCAAAACTACCGTAGCTTCGGGGCTAAGGAGCCCACCTTCACCGTTTTAACCAGCCGAGGCTGCCCCTTTAACTGTAAGTTCTGCGTGGCTTGGAAGATGAATAGGAGGAGGTACAGGGTTCGAAGCGTTAAGAACGTGGTTGAAGAGCTTGAATACCTAGTCCACAGGTTTAAGGCTAGGTTTTTATCCTTCGTCGACGACCTCTTCACTATAAGCAAGGAGAGGGTTAAAGCGCTTTGCAGGGCGATTAGGGAGCGCAGCTTAAACCTGGTGTGGGGGTGTGAAACAAGGGTTGACATGGTTGATAGGGAAACCTTGCTGGAGATGCGTAAAGCCGGGTGCTACTGGATATACTTCGGCCTCGAGTCCGCTTCGCAGAGTATCCTGAACTCCATGAGGAAGGGCATACGCGTTGAACAGATTAAAAGGGCCTTCAACCTTAAACCGCTTAACAACCTTGCTCGAGGATAA
- a CDS encoding PEP/pyruvate-binding domain-containing protein — protein MSYALRFEEIDKSSLPLVGGKNASLGELIKAGFRVPPGFAVTTASYIKFITATGIKESIYEALSAVKPDDDASINEASARIRSLFEKAQIPKDVEQEIRKNYLALCEVCGRENVPVAVRSSATAEDVPTASFAGQQETYLWVRGADEVTGKVKKCWSSLFTPRAISYRIRMGFPHEKVFMSVGVQKMVNAKSAGVMFTLDPTTGDPSRIVIEANWGLGEAVVSGSVNPDRFSVDKVLLEISEKKISVKEVMSALDPVKKEVVLVSTPPEKRNSPCLNDEEVIELAKNGKRIEEHYGCPQDIEWAIDLDLFFPDNVFIVQSRPETVWSQRKREVIFRGKSVNDLIWESVFKKR, from the coding sequence TTGAGCTACGCGTTAAGGTTTGAAGAAATAGATAAGTCCTCCCTACCCTTGGTAGGCGGTAAAAACGCTAGTCTAGGGGAGTTGATTAAAGCAGGCTTTAGGGTACCTCCAGGCTTTGCTGTTACTACCGCTAGCTACATTAAGTTTATTACGGCGACCGGGATTAAGGAGTCGATATACGAGGCGCTGTCAGCCGTTAAACCTGACGACGACGCTTCAATTAACGAAGCCAGCGCAAGGATTCGCAGCCTATTCGAGAAGGCTCAAATACCTAAGGACGTCGAGCAGGAGATAAGGAAGAACTACCTTGCCCTATGCGAGGTATGCGGACGTGAAAACGTACCAGTAGCGGTACGATCCAGTGCTACCGCCGAAGACGTACCAACGGCGAGCTTCGCCGGGCAGCAGGAAACATACCTATGGGTTAGAGGGGCTGACGAGGTGACCGGTAAGGTTAAGAAGTGCTGGTCAAGCCTGTTTACCCCCCGCGCTATATCCTACAGGATAAGGATGGGCTTCCCCCACGAAAAGGTCTTTATGAGTGTTGGTGTTCAAAAAATGGTAAATGCTAAGTCAGCCGGGGTAATGTTCACGCTTGACCCTACAACCGGCGACCCCTCTAGAATAGTGATTGAGGCTAACTGGGGCTTAGGCGAAGCCGTGGTTTCAGGCTCCGTAAACCCCGATAGGTTCTCCGTGGATAAGGTACTGCTTGAAATAAGCGAGAAGAAGATATCGGTTAAAGAGGTAATGTCGGCCTTAGACCCCGTGAAGAAGGAGGTAGTATTAGTAAGTACGCCGCCGGAGAAGCGAAATAGCCCCTGCCTAAACGATGAAGAGGTTATAGAGCTGGCGAAAAACGGGAAGCGGATCGAGGAACACTACGGATGCCCCCAAGACATCGAGTGGGCTATAGACCTCGACCTATTCTTCCCCGATAACGTGTTTATCGTTCAAAGCCGTCCCGAAACCGTTTGGAGCCAACGTAAGAGGGAGGTAATTTTTCGCGGTAAAAGCGTAAACGATTTAATATGGGAAAGCGTCTTTAAAAAGCGTTAA
- a CDS encoding HD domain-containing protein has product MNVSTKYERILKLAKPYLAKGRALKHTRSALRFALKLLKEEGGDPDVVIPAVILHDAGYFKTEQKWTQISSGAKVPEHMEESAKIAEQVLKEASHPADKAREVISIVRQHDASPPPVDTLNFKIFKDADRLAGYFTSFGVKIVAKSEGKSAKDVIEEVEENAQKLLLTSSGLRIAKRELRKLKKARL; this is encoded by the coding sequence ATGAACGTAAGTACGAAATATGAGCGAATTTTAAAGCTGGCTAAGCCTTACCTTGCGAAGGGGCGCGCACTTAAACATACTCGGTCGGCCTTAAGATTTGCCCTTAAACTCCTAAAGGAGGAGGGCGGGGATCCTGACGTGGTTATACCAGCCGTTATCCTACACGATGCAGGATATTTTAAAACCGAGCAGAAATGGACGCAAATAAGTTCAGGAGCTAAAGTACCGGAGCACATGGAGGAAAGCGCGAAAATCGCTGAGCAAGTATTAAAGGAGGCCTCACACCCGGCGGATAAAGCGCGGGAGGTAATAAGTATCGTGAGGCAGCACGATGCATCACCACCTCCGGTAGATACCTTAAACTTCAAAATCTTTAAGGACGCGGATAGGCTAGCGGGCTACTTCACAAGCTTTGGAGTAAAAATCGTAGCTAAATCAGAGGGTAAGAGCGCTAAGGACGTTATAGAGGAAGTCGAAGAGAACGCGCAGAAATTACTGCTAACAAGCTCCGGGTTAAGGATCGCGAAAAGAGAGCTTCGAAAATTAAAGAAGGCCCGGCTCTAA
- a CDS encoding DUF5678 domain-containing protein, with protein MVARIADDMRWIRENARELQSNYPDMYIAVYNGKVVAADKDLKRVYEIARPYSEKAIIKYVFSEDLFVL; from the coding sequence ATGGTTGCACGAATCGCTGATGATATGAGGTGGATTAGAGAAAATGCTAGGGAGCTACAGAGCAACTACCCTGATATGTATATAGCTGTGTATAATGGCAAAGTTGTGGCTGCTGATAAGGATTTAAAGAGGGTTTATGAAATAGCTAGGCCATACAGTGAGAAGGCTATAATTAAATACGTTTTCTCCGAAGATCTTTTTGTCCTCTAA
- a CDS encoding PEP-utilizing enzyme, which produces MSREERFPFPEEVKIPPELEGWEEMYPSHYLFSKEREEWEKRHFWYHDKIHGPDPMYPLDLIFHEAWQAALAQYTTRTFAIPPAQGVAQRILGCYFYIAAVEPPPEEVVKEKAELFKKRVLDFVFKEYGPKMWESWLKRFRELGEKMARIEVPQELPKYESDDVVFPEPRGYSTAHKLVEAWNELINYLYRGWQYHFQYLNLTYLAYLMFTDLCKKLFPGISDSAIGKMVAGAYVQMFRPEEELCRLARLAITLPGVPEVLKKDVPAKQKMEELSKFTEGKIWLEEYKKIEDPWLYVSCGSGWYHYEGSWITHPDVPFGYLKSYIERLEKGERIERRLEEIDKRREEIVAEYRKLIKTEEDRKAFDEAYRLCRRIYTYAEDHLFWVEHWFHTIWFRKVREFGNVFVKYGFVKEVDDIFLFNRFEIPVMIEDLNIAWSLGEGVPPRAKYWREKAEKRKKILEAAKKWTPPPALGIPPKEVVEPFTVMLWGITTEKVKEWLKGVVVKLEEITEIKGFPSSSGLVEGPARVIKLVDQIGEVQPGEILVCPNTNPAWAPVFTKIKAAVTDIGGITSHAAIVSREYGLPAVTGTGIATSVIKTGDMIRVDGDRGVVTILSRAAQT; this is translated from the coding sequence ATGAGTAGGGAGGAACGCTTTCCATTCCCCGAGGAAGTAAAGATACCTCCGGAGCTAGAAGGATGGGAGGAGATGTATCCTTCACATTACCTCTTCAGTAAGGAGAGGGAGGAGTGGGAGAAGAGGCACTTCTGGTACCACGATAAAATACACGGCCCGGACCCAATGTACCCGCTGGATTTAATCTTTCACGAGGCGTGGCAAGCAGCCCTAGCCCAGTATACAACGAGAACGTTCGCGATACCGCCAGCTCAGGGAGTAGCTCAGAGGATTTTGGGCTGCTACTTCTACATAGCCGCGGTTGAACCGCCGCCCGAAGAGGTTGTAAAGGAGAAGGCTGAACTGTTTAAGAAGCGCGTGTTGGACTTCGTCTTTAAGGAGTACGGCCCTAAGATGTGGGAGTCGTGGCTTAAGAGGTTTAGGGAGCTTGGTGAAAAGATGGCGCGGATCGAAGTACCCCAGGAGCTACCGAAGTACGAAAGCGACGACGTAGTTTTCCCAGAGCCGCGCGGGTATTCAACGGCGCATAAACTTGTGGAAGCGTGGAACGAGTTAATTAACTACCTGTATAGGGGGTGGCAGTACCACTTCCAGTACTTAAATTTAACCTACCTAGCGTACTTGATGTTTACGGATCTTTGTAAGAAGCTATTCCCCGGAATTAGCGATAGCGCCATAGGGAAAATGGTGGCCGGAGCCTACGTACAAATGTTCCGCCCGGAGGAAGAGCTGTGTAGACTGGCTAGGTTGGCCATTACCTTGCCGGGTGTACCCGAGGTCCTGAAGAAGGATGTTCCGGCTAAGCAGAAGATGGAGGAGCTCTCTAAGTTTACCGAGGGAAAAATATGGCTTGAGGAGTACAAGAAGATAGAGGACCCGTGGCTATACGTTTCGTGCGGTAGTGGATGGTACCACTACGAGGGAAGCTGGATAACTCACCCGGACGTACCCTTCGGGTACCTCAAAAGCTACATTGAAAGGTTGGAGAAGGGGGAAAGGATCGAGAGGAGGCTCGAGGAAATAGATAAGAGGAGGGAGGAAATAGTTGCCGAGTACCGCAAGCTTATAAAGACCGAGGAAGATAGGAAAGCCTTCGACGAAGCCTATAGGCTATGTAGAAGGATTTACACCTACGCCGAGGACCACCTCTTCTGGGTGGAGCACTGGTTCCATACTATCTGGTTTAGGAAGGTGAGGGAGTTTGGAAACGTATTCGTTAAGTACGGCTTCGTAAAGGAGGTGGACGACATATTCCTGTTTAACAGGTTTGAGATACCGGTAATGATCGAGGACTTAAACATTGCGTGGTCGCTGGGTGAAGGAGTACCTCCGAGGGCTAAGTACTGGCGGGAGAAGGCTGAGAAACGTAAGAAGATTCTAGAGGCAGCTAAGAAGTGGACGCCACCACCGGCGCTAGGAATACCCCCGAAGGAGGTTGTGGAGCCCTTCACGGTAATGCTGTGGGGTATTACAACGGAAAAGGTGAAGGAGTGGTTGAAGGGAGTTGTCGTTAAGCTGGAGGAAATAACCGAGATTAAGGGGTTCCCGTCCTCCTCAGGCCTCGTTGAAGGGCCCGCCAGAGTAATTAAGCTGGTGGATCAGATAGGAGAAGTACAACCCGGTGAAATTCTAGTGTGTCCCAATACCAATCCTGCGTGGGCACCCGTGTTTACGAAGATTAAAGCCGCCGTAACCGATATCGGCGGGATAACTTCTCACGCCGCAATAGTAAGCAGGGAGTACGGCCTACCGGCGGTAACGGGTACAGGTATTGCCACCTCGGTGATTAAAACCGGAGACATGATAAGGGTTGATGGAGATAGGGGAGTAGTTACAATCCTAAGCCGAGCCGCGCAAACGTAA
- a CDS encoding aspartyl protease family protein, with the protein MVAIRVKGLGGEAELEAYVDSGAGISLIPKTIARKLRLKPAGEISVITGKGKAALKLFKSTLNFLGRDFELIIAGQDLPEQSPIKALLGRDVMDKFKVCFNGRKKELEFME; encoded by the coding sequence ATGGTCGCTATTAGAGTTAAAGGTTTGGGAGGGGAGGCTGAGTTAGAAGCTTATGTGGATTCAGGAGCTGGCATAAGCCTTATCCCAAAAACTATTGCTAGAAAACTTAGATTGAAGCCTGCAGGTGAAATCTCAGTTATAACAGGTAAAGGTAAAGCGGCTCTAAAACTTTTTAAGTCCACACTAAACTTTCTCGGAAGGGACTTTGAACTAATAATTGCTGGTCAAGATCTGCCAGAGCAATCGCCAATTAAGGCTTTGCTTGGAAGAGATGTCATGGATAAATTCAAGGTATGCTTTAATGGAAGGAAAAAGGAACTAGAATTTATGGAATGA